A window of Vulpes lagopus strain Blue_001 chromosome 21, ASM1834538v1, whole genome shotgun sequence contains these coding sequences:
- the ZNF384 gene encoding zinc finger protein 384 isoform X8, which translates to MEESHFNSNPYFWPSIPTVSGQIENTMFINKMKDQLLPEKGCGLAPPHYPTLLTVPASVSLPSGISMDTESKSDQLTPHSQASVTQNITVVPVPSTGLMTAGPGLVITSPSGSLVTTASSAQTFPISAPMIVSALPPGSQALQVVPDLSKKVASTLTEEGGGGGGGGGNVAPKPPRGRKKKRMLESGLPEMNDPYVLSPEDDDDHQKDGKTYRCRMCSLTFYSKSEMQIHSKSHTETKPHKCPHCSKTFANSSYLAQHIRIHSGAKPYSCNFCEKSFRQLSHLQQHTRIHTGDRPYKCAHPGCEKAFTQLSNLQSHRRQHNKDKPFKCHNCHRAYTDAASLEVHLSTHTVKHAKVYTCTICSRAYTSETYLMKHMRKHNPPDLQQQVQAAAAAAAVAQAQAQAQAQAQAQAQAQAQAQAQAQAQAQAQAQASQASQQQQQQQPQPPHFQSPGAAPQGGGGGDSNPNPPPQCSFDLTPYKTAEHHKDICLTVTTSTIQVEHLASS; encoded by the exons ATGGAAGAATCTCACTTCAATTCTAACCCGTACTTCTGGCCTTCTATCCCCACAGTCTCAGGACAG attgagAACACGATGTTCATCAACAAGATGAAGGATCAGCTGCTGCCAGAGAAGGGCTGTGGGCTGGCTCCACCCCACTACCCCACCCTGCTGACAGTGCCTGCCTCAGTGTCCCTGCCCTCAGGCATCAGTATGGACACAGAGTCCAAGTCAGACCAGCTGACCCCACATAGCCAGGCGTCCGTTACCCAGAATATCACCGTGGTCCCTGTGCCGTCTACAGGACTGATGACTGCTG GTCCTGGTTTGGTAATCACGTCCCCCTCAGGCTCCCTTGTGACCACAGCTTCATCAGCTCAGACCTTCCCCATTTCGGCTCCCATGATTGTCTCAGCTCTTCCCCCTGGCTCACAAGCCCTGCAGGTGGTCCCTGACCTCTCCAAGAAGGTAGCATCAACCCTAACAGAGGAAGGAGgcggaggtggtggtggaggtggcaATGTGGCTCCTAAGCCCCCTCGGGGCCGGAAGAAGAAGCGGATGCTGGAATCAGGGCTGCCTGAGATGAATGATCCTTATGTCCTCTCCCCTGAGGATGATGATGACCATCAGAAAGACGGCAAAACCTATAG GTGCCGGATGTGCTCCCTGACATTCTACTCAAAGTCGGAGATGCAGATCCACTCCAAGTCACACACCGAGACCAAGCCCCACAAGTGCCCGCACTGCTCCAAGACCTTCGCCAACAGCTCCTATCTGGCCCAGCACATCCGAATCCACTCAGGGGCCAAGCCCTACAGCTGTAACTTCTGTGAGAAATCCTTCCGCCAGCTCTCCCACCTCCAGCAGCACACCCG AATCCACACCGGTGACAGACCATACAAATGTGCACATCCAGGCTGTGAGAAAGCCTTCACACAGCTGTCCAATCTGCAG TCCCACAGACGGCAGCACAACAAAGATAAACCCTTCAAGTGCCACAACTGTCACCGGGCGTACACGGACGCAGCCTCCCTAGAGGTGCACCTGTCTACGCATACGGTGAAGCATGCCAAGGTGTACACCTGCACTATCTGTAGTCGGGCATATACGTCG GAAACGTACCTTATGAAACATATGCGCAAACACAACCCTCCCGATCTCCAGCAACAAGTGCaggcagcggcagcggcggcagcagtggcccaggcccaggcccaggcccaggcccaggcccaggctcaggcccaggcccaggcccaggcccaggctcaggcccaggcccaggcccaggcccaggcccaggcctcccaagcatcacagcagcagcagcagcaacagccaCAGCCACCACACTTCCAGTCCCCTGGGGCAGccccccagggtgggggtggcggggacagcaaccccaaccctccaccccaGTGTTCCTTTGACCTGACACCCTATAAGACGGCGGAGCATCATAAGGACATCTGCCTCACTGTCACCACCAGCACCATCCAGGTGGAGCACCTGGCCAGCTCGTAG
- the ZNF384 gene encoding zinc finger protein 384 isoform X7 encodes MEESHFNSNPYFWPSIPTVSGQIENTMFINKMKDQLLPEKGCGLAPPHYPTLLTVPASVSLPSGISMDTESKSDQLTPHSQASVTQNITVVPVPSTGLMTAGVSCSQRWRREGSQSRGPGLVITSPSGSLVTTASSAQTFPISAPMIVSALPPGSQALQVVPDLSKKVASTLTEEGGGGGGGGGNVAPKPPRGRKKKRMLESGLPEMNDPYVLSPEDDDDHQKDGKTYRCRMCSLTFYSKSEMQIHSKSHTETKPHKCPHCSKTFANSSYLAQHIRIHSGAKPYSCNFCEKSFRQLSHLQQHTRIHTGDRPYKCAHPGCEKAFTQLSNLQSHRRQHNKDKPFKCHNCHRAYTDAASLEVHLSTHTVKHAKVYTCTICSRAYTSETYLMKHMRKHNPPDLQQQVQAAAAAAAVAQAQAQAQAQAQAQAQAQAQAQAQAQAQAQAQAQASQASQQQQQQQPQPPHFQSPGAAPQGGGGGDSNPNPPPQCSFDLTPYKTAEHHKDICLTVTTSTIQVEHLASS; translated from the exons ATGGAAGAATCTCACTTCAATTCTAACCCGTACTTCTGGCCTTCTATCCCCACAGTCTCAGGACAG attgagAACACGATGTTCATCAACAAGATGAAGGATCAGCTGCTGCCAGAGAAGGGCTGTGGGCTGGCTCCACCCCACTACCCCACCCTGCTGACAGTGCCTGCCTCAGTGTCCCTGCCCTCAGGCATCAGTATGGACACAGAGTCCAAGTCAGACCAGCTGACCCCACATAGCCAGGCGTCCGTTACCCAGAATATCACCGTGGTCCCTGTGCCGTCTACAGGACTGATGACTGCTG GAGTCTCCTGTTCTCAGAggtggagaagagaagggagtcAATCAAGGG GTCCTGGTTTGGTAATCACGTCCCCCTCAGGCTCCCTTGTGACCACAGCTTCATCAGCTCAGACCTTCCCCATTTCGGCTCCCATGATTGTCTCAGCTCTTCCCCCTGGCTCACAAGCCCTGCAGGTGGTCCCTGACCTCTCCAAGAAGGTAGCATCAACCCTAACAGAGGAAGGAGgcggaggtggtggtggaggtggcaATGTGGCTCCTAAGCCCCCTCGGGGCCGGAAGAAGAAGCGGATGCTGGAATCAGGGCTGCCTGAGATGAATGATCCTTATGTCCTCTCCCCTGAGGATGATGATGACCATCAGAAAGACGGCAAAACCTATAG GTGCCGGATGTGCTCCCTGACATTCTACTCAAAGTCGGAGATGCAGATCCACTCCAAGTCACACACCGAGACCAAGCCCCACAAGTGCCCGCACTGCTCCAAGACCTTCGCCAACAGCTCCTATCTGGCCCAGCACATCCGAATCCACTCAGGGGCCAAGCCCTACAGCTGTAACTTCTGTGAGAAATCCTTCCGCCAGCTCTCCCACCTCCAGCAGCACACCCG AATCCACACCGGTGACAGACCATACAAATGTGCACATCCAGGCTGTGAGAAAGCCTTCACACAGCTGTCCAATCTGCAG TCCCACAGACGGCAGCACAACAAAGATAAACCCTTCAAGTGCCACAACTGTCACCGGGCGTACACGGACGCAGCCTCCCTAGAGGTGCACCTGTCTACGCATACGGTGAAGCATGCCAAGGTGTACACCTGCACTATCTGTAGTCGGGCATATACGTCG GAAACGTACCTTATGAAACATATGCGCAAACACAACCCTCCCGATCTCCAGCAACAAGTGCaggcagcggcagcggcggcagcagtggcccaggcccaggcccaggcccaggcccaggcccaggctcaggcccaggcccaggcccaggcccaggctcaggcccaggcccaggcccaggcccaggcccaggcctcccaagcatcacagcagcagcagcagcaacagccaCAGCCACCACACTTCCAGTCCCCTGGGGCAGccccccagggtgggggtggcggggacagcaaccccaaccctccaccccaGTGTTCCTTTGACCTGACACCCTATAAGACGGCGGAGCATCATAAGGACATCTGCCTCACTGTCACCACCAGCACCATCCAGGTGGAGCACCTGGCCAGCTCGTAG